cactagggacatgttggtgtctattattcacacatgtattacgatttccggataacacaattatagcatgaataaagacaattatcatgaacaaggaaatataataataatgcttttcttattgcctatagggcatatttgcaACAGTTAAACCAGCTACCATCCGGGTTATCCTCTCCGTCGCTCTCTCCTCCAACTGGAAGATTTGCCAGCTTGACATCAAGAATGCTTTTCTCCATGGGCATCTTGACGAGGTGGTATATTGCCACCAGCCCACTGGCTTCGTCGACTCCGCTCGCCCTGACCATGTGTGCCGCCTTAACCGCGCACTCTATGGTCTGAAGCAAGCCCCTCGTGCGTGGTACCATCGCTTTGCGACCTTCATCACCACTCTCGGCTTCGCCTGCTCGAAGTCTGACACCTCGCTCTTCATACTGCATGGTACGCTCGGCACGGCGTACCTACttctctacgtcgacgacatcatcctcacggcGTCTACCTCGGCCTTGCTCGAGCGTGTCATCGCTGCCCTCAGCGCCGAGTTTGCCATGACTGACTTGGGTGAGCTTCATCACTTCCTCGGCCTCGCCGTTCGACGTGATTCTCGGGGTATGTTTCTCTCACAGACTCAGTACGCTCTCGAGATTCTCGAGCGTGCTGGCATGAGCTCCTGCCACTCTGCATCGACTCCCGTGGACACTTCACCCAAGCTCGCCGCTGCGGCTGGCCCCCCCGTTGCTGATCCTTCGGAGTACCGGAGTCTTGCTGGTGCCCTCCGGTACTTGACGTTCACTCGACCGGACATCGCCTACGCCGTGCAGCAAATATGCCTCCACATGCACGACCCGCGCGACCAGCACTTGTCTCTGGTCAAACGAGTTCTTCGGTACGTCAAGGGTACGCTTCACCATGGACTTCAACTCGTGCCTTCTTCCATGGATCGTCTCGTCGCCTACACTGACGTAGACTGGGCTGGTTGTCCAGACACACGTCGCTTCACCTCCGGCTACTGTGTGTTCTTCGGCGACAACCTCATTTCTTGGTCTTCCAAGCGCCAGCACACTGTATCCCATTCCAGCGCTGAAGCCGAGTATCGAGCTGTCGCCAACGCCGTTGCTGAAGCCAGTTGGCTCCGCCAACTTCTCCAGGAGCTTCACCGACCTCTGCCCAGTGCTACTGTTATCTTCTGCGACAATGTTAGTGCTGTCTACATGTCTACGAATCCGGTTCAGCATCAGTGCACCAAACACATCGAGATCGACCTTCACTTCGTTCGAGATCGTGTTGCGTTGGGGCACATTCGAGTTCTTCATGTGCCTTCGTCTCGACAATTTGCGGACATATTCACCAAAGGTCTACCATCACCGTTGTTCTTGGACTTTCGATCCAGTCTCAGCGTCCGAGAATCTCCCGTTGTGACTGCAGGGGGATGTTAGGCAATCCGAATATGTCAGTATATTCGGTTATACCCTGCCATGTTCAGAGCTTGATATCTTGCATGTAATCAGGCCATTATGGTTAGGATTTGTACAGATTGTTTCCCTGTATATCTTGTAATTGTCTATATATATGAGATAGCAGGAAACCACCGATTGTGTGGTCAATCATTCTCTTCCTCTAATTCTATCAGATGGATCTGGTGAAGGTGACAGCAATACCTCGAGGCGTCATGGAAAACAACTGAAGAGGGCAGTAACATCTTCTCCATCTCAGGAATTTTCAGGTTAACTTGTAGGGTCAGTTTGCATCAAATTAATAGTCACCCCTCACTACAATCCGCTCAATTTACTCATGGAACTCTGTTGCAGCACAAGACAATGAAGATATTGAGTCGGATGATCTTCCACATGAAGGCCCTGGGCATGATAATTTCCTTCTTGGAAGACCTGACATTGTCCCAATCCAAGGTAATACTGAATAAACATGCGTCATTTATTTTCGTATTTGAAGCAGCTCCGATAATATGTTCGTATGTGTCAAACCTTAAATTACTTACCTGTGAAATTTTGTACAGGACATGGCAGTCTTCTAGAATATGAGTCTGTGGAGCCAGAAGATGGGCAATCACCTCCAGAAACTGATTGCGGGATAACTCTTAGGGGTTGTCTATCTGGAGCACAAAGTGAGAGACTAAATGCGCTTATCCAGAAAGTTAAACCTGAAACTGTTGTATTCGTGGCTGTCATGAAAAATTGTGATGTTCAATCACCTCGTCCTCTTCTGGTAAAATACTCTTCTTCTTCTAAACTGAATCGGCAACTCACATGCTTATAATATGAACAATATGTTGGTGTGATTGCTGTTGTACTCTACATTTATGTTCCTAGTGTACATTATAAGTGGGGAATTCCCATCTTCAAGTTCTTGTGGATCTTCAGAACACTTTATTAAATGTTTTTCTCTGGACAATTGAAACATGTTTTTCTGAATTCAGCCTGAGTTTGGTTTATCTATTTTTTTTTATTATTCAATGATTATCACATCCGATTCATACATAACCAGATCATCTCGAAGGAACACACATTAGTTGAAGCTGCACACTTTCCACATGAAAGTGGGATGCCTGTCACACTTCAAATTCCAGACAAGAGCGAGGAGTGGCATCCAAGGTTCTACATGGAAAAAGGCGAGCGCATGCTTGCGGGTGATTGGTTAGGCTTCGTATGTGACAACAATGTGCAGGTGGGAGATATGTGCATCTTTGTACCATCGAAGGGTAGTGAAAGTTCCATGTTTACGGTCCATGTATTTCGTGCAAAAGCTACTCCTCCTAAGGATGCAGTTATCGGTTCAGTAGTAAATCCAAGGTTCTATTTATTATTCAATGATTATCACATCTGATTCATACATAACCAGATCATCTGATTCATGTAGATAACCAGATCATAAAAAACATAGCCATACTTCCAACTTTTTGAACGGTTCTATAATTTTGTTCTAATGATCTGAGTTATTTACATGATCAAACGTTTCCCCAGAAAGCATCATTCATGGTTTTTGTCATGATATCGGTTCAGCAGTAAATACAGTGGAGCCTTCTCATGGTCATGGTATCATACTATCGTTGAAAACATAGCTATACTCCCAGCCTTTTGAAAGGTTATATATTTGTTCTAATTATCTGAAGTTACCTGCAGGAGGAAATGCTTCCTCGGAAAGCAACATTCATGGTTTCCCTGTTGATAGTCTGGTTGGCAGTGACGCTCATCCTTCTGAGCACCCTCCTTTCATCTTACCGTTTAGAGGCAATCTAACTACTACTCAGCAGAAGGTAGTTGATGAGAAATGGCAAGCTATCGGATCCAAGTTACCCCTTTATGTAGCAATATTGAACTCAAGCAGTCTTCAGAAGAAGCAAATTGTAAGCTCAATTCTTTGCAGGCTTCACTTTATACAAGTACAAAATCCATTTTGTTGGGATTTGCCAGTGAAAGAAAAAGACTTAATTAAGTGATGCGGATATAAGAATGTGACTTTTCTTAGGGAGTAACAGTAATGTGTATGCTCTCACACTCCTTTTTTTTTCCTTTAGCTTTATGTTAGATTTCTATGGTATGTAGGGGGTGTAGACTATTAAACATGACAGATATTAGGCTTATCATATTCAGTTGTAGAGATTACACTAAAAAAAGAGTCAGTAGTACATATTATACTCTAGTTCACTAGTTCTTATCTTCTTGACCTGTGCTTTGTTGAAATGGCATGATTTGTATTGTCAAGTGTCTCCAGGTTACCGTGGATATCATCGAACTACATTTCTCTTGAAATGGCACTTGACTAAACTGGTTACCTACATGAAGAAGTCTACTTACTTCACTGACATAATGTACCAAACCACCATTTTAACTTCTTTTTTCCTATCTCCAAAACACCAGGAATTTGGTCAAGACTATGCCCATGCCATACATCTTCCAGCTAAAAAAACAGATGTGATACTCAAGTCGAACGGGAAGGACTGGGAAGCCAAGATGTCTTGCAGGAAAGGCAATAATAACTCAAACAGATGGATGCTTTTTAGTGGTTGGGGCAAATTCATGCATGAGAACGAAGTGCGGGAAGGAGGCCTGGGTGATAGAGACATGCTCCTCTTCGAACTCAAGTCGATGAACGAGGAGAAGATTACCATGGAGGTCCATGTCGTTCCCAGAGACATTCTCTAGTTTCTACTAATACAGAATGATGGGAGCCAGCTAGCACCTGCATGCTCTTCCTGTTTAGCACTCTGAAATCGAGCTATGGCTAATCTGATGGACCAAATAAATATAATAAAACCATCTTGAAAGCTTTGCTTACTTTCTCTATATGTGTTTCTGAACCTGAGGAATGAATTCTCAAAATAAAATTAATAGGAATGCATGCAAGATCTTTAATCCGTCGAAAATTTGCTACATGCATCACGCATCAGTATATATACATAAATACTGCTACTTAAGGTTTGTGGTACTGCCTAGCTTCTCTGGTACCATAAGGGATCTTGCTGCTTTTGTCACCTGGAAGAGGTATACGTGAGCAAGTGTCCTCTCTCCACCAACAGAGACAGGATACAGAGTAGCTTGGGCTGGCTTTCCATGGACCAAAAGGGCCACCTTCCCCCATCTCTGCTCCTACTAGCCATGCTGATGCACTTTTGAACTGCACAAACCTAGCAAAGTCGCAAGAATCGCGCCAACACGATCGGACCGAACGGCAAGGAGAGTCAACAGTTCTGTATTGTATAGTTATAATAGCTACTTCCTCTGATTCagaataagtgtcgtggttttggTTAACTGAAACCACAAAATCAATCAATGGTTTTGTGTTGTACAGTTATAGTAGCTACTCCCTCTGATTCAGAATAAGTGCCGTGGTTTTGGTTAACTGAAACCACGAAACCACGACACttgttttggatcggagggagtagaacATATTTCGGAGATCTGCAGCCACATATTAGTCTTCTCAACATTTTATCTACTGTGGGGCTGCTGACGTACGGGATAGGGTAGGATAAGAGGAACTTAGGTAGGTGCTGTCCACCTCACCTTTCCACGTACGTAGCTGATGCTATATACCTTCCTTCTTAAGTAAAAATCCATTATTGCTAGTCTCTTCAGTTTCATGTATTCTTTCAAGTTCAAAGCAGCTGATGCATGAAATTCAgaaatattactccctctgttaCGTCAATTAATTCGGATCGAAGGGAGCACTAGATTTTAGATGTTCAGCTCAGTAATCCTATTTCCTTTTTGCAAGGAAGAAGCTAGTTACAATTTAtttatatacaagtctcctcttaaTTTTCCCTGTTTGAGGATCAGGTTGAACACAATGTTACACTGTCTTCTAGGATAACTGATAGGCATAAGCTTATTTGAAATCCTAAACAATGGTTTTAAGTATGAAatcttccccgcaaaaaaaaacactCTTAACCTTCTAAAACCCTGTACCTTCAATCCTTGCCCGGTTTTAGATAACGGTTTCGCTCGTTGGTGAAGATAATGCCAGAAAATAATGACATACAAAGTTTCATTAAAAATGAATGTTGTGCCGTGTTCACAGATGCACACAAGACATAAACACATTTGTGTGCCCGTATGTGTTGTGGTGTACGTGTCTGCGCATGTGTCCGTCTATGTCGTACTCCAGTGTTTCAGAACAGAATTAAAGCTAGTCGATGCACTAAGTTGCGACCTCAACCGTACGTTGGTCGTAGTCTGCACTGCCGACATCGATCACTGATCGTCTGATCCTATCACAGTATCAGTTCACCTTTCCTGGAAGGAATGATGAACAACGCCTACCTTACTGTAGCCAAAGATACACATGAATAGCAGTACACAAGTTGTCTTCCCGAACTATTCttttttttttttacaaaaatgaTTCAGATCTATTATCAAAGTTCATCAAAAGTACAAAgtatctcaaacataataaaaatcagATCGAGCTTCCAAGACCACGAACGACCACTATCGCCGACAGAACGAGCCACTGATGTGCCGCTGTCGCCGCTCCCTTACCAGAGCCAgtttgaccttgtcgatgacattcgggaagtcttcgtgcatgtgcccgtaAGGACCAGCACCCTTGAGCCGCAGTCGTCGTCGTTGAACCCTTGAATAGGTCTAAAGCACCTGACACCAAATCTTGTCACATGACGAGAAACTCTAACCTCATTGTCCCAAGAAGACGGCATATATCGGCTACGTCCGGATGGACGAACTCGGGGAGGATCGGAGCCTGGAAGTCAAACTCGAAGAAGAAGTGATTCCATCCGCCCGAGCATCTCACCTGTGAGGACTAAAAAatcctaacctaaactactaaccggaCCGGACGCACCGGGATTCCCCTCCCCGGCACCGGTCGCTGGAGCGGCAGGCAGAGGGGAGACGAATCCACGGGCTCGTCGGCAAAGCCTTGAGGGGAGATTTTGCCCTAGCCACCAAGGGATAGGGTCGGGAAAgagaaaccctagattggttcacgATTTGCAGGGCATGCTATTCATGTCTTCCCGAACTATTCATCATTTGCTCCAATACTTTGCAAACTCTCATATTAGCACATTTTCTTCTTTCGTTTTCTAAATAAGGTTGGCAATCTTGAAAGGGAAAAGATTCAAAAAAAAAAAGGGCATGATTGTCTATAATAGAAGAAATTCCAAAAAAAGTATTAGAGGGGAGATTGGTGGAGTGTTGTTGTATTGCTAAGCCTCGTGGGCGAGTATATATTGTGTACATGTCTTGGAGGACAAGAAGCCCTTGTATAGATAAGGCAGGAGAGAGATATGAATCCTATACTATCAAATACACATATACCAAAATATACTCTAACATGAACTAGTATGTGTTTCTCTTAAAACTCAATTTTCTTGgggagaattccttatttaacaccgtCTTAAAATTTATTTCCCTATTTAACACAAAAAAAATCTTTTCTTCCCTATATAACACCGAGTCTAAAATTTATGCCTTATATGACACTTCCGTCCATTTTGGGACTTGACGGTGTTAAATGACACTTGAAAAGACCATTTTACCCCTCATGTGGTATGTGACCAGAATATTAATACATGATTATATAATGAAAAAAGGACACGTCCAACCCGCTTGGTTTGTTCATACCAAGTTGAGCAGCCGAACTCACAATCGCACACACTGTTTGTATTCCATGAGTTTGAGTCTCATTTGGCCCTTGCGTTGGATACGCTATCATCTTTGAGCACATACATTGTGTTAATTTTAAGCTTTTAATTAATTATAAAGGAAAATCCAGTAACCAAGATGATTAGATTAAAATGTATAGTGGGATATACCCTTTTCTTGCGATAACGTTGGGTGGATGCCACTAGTACCAAGATTGAGTAGTGCACCACTAAGCCGACGGTTCTTGTTGCTCAGATAATATCCAACCTTGCATTTAGACCCCATATGCACTGATGTTTAGCATTGTGGTGAATTGCGATAATTTCAATAATCTAGTTTAGCTACATGCATCACCCGATGCAAAGGGGAGGTCTACCCTCCTTTTTGGAGAAAAGAAAATTATAGGTGTTTGACTGTCTTTtctctttctatatgtgaagttgaGATAAGTTCCTTGTAATTCAAAAAATATGTGTCGATACATGAGAGGGCCACATTCCCCCCCAAAATAAAGACCTGCAAGAGGGTCATCGTTCATTGAAGTATAGAATTTATTCTTATTTACCCATCAACCGAGAAGTAGAATTTTTCTTCTTTTCCACGAGTCCACTTTAAAAAGAAGATCAAGCTAGTGTAGACCACATAACAACCTCAAATAGAGCCTAGCAAGATTCATGGAGAAACTCTCAAGTTGGCAACAAGTAGCTGTATCTTTTGTGGATCTTTTATTCTTTTGCCAGTGGTAGCTGTAGAATTTTGATTGGACGGAGCTGTAAATTATCCATGGGTAAGCTGGGAAAGGTGGACGCAAGTGGGGTAAATTATTTCCAGGCATCTTTCATCTGATGCATTTGATCTTTATAGTTTATCATTGGAGAGAACAAATTCTCTACATCTTTTCTATTTAATTAGATATAAAAACACAAGGATATTATTAAGAATTGCAACATGGCGATTAAGTAAGTTACATGCATGCATTGCTATCACTAAAGATGATCTAGAAGACGTGAAGAATCAGGTCTACAGATGGCATTCGATCCTGTGATTAACAAGCTAGCTTTGCTTTTGCAGGAATGTAATTAACAAGCTAGCTGGTAGATATTTTTTTCTAGTACATGCATATGACCTACATCAGTCAAGAGATTCAGGTCCTCGCTGGATATGCCTTGGCATATCAATTATGACTATGGTACTTGATATGATTGGTTATTTCGTTCTTTTTTATTTCAAGAAATTTTTAAAAGAACAATTCAACATACAACAGTTTTTTCACTTGGCTGATAGTTGCAGCTTTTCGTGAATAAAAGACATGTGTGGTAGTCTGAAAAACAAAATAGTTCTATAAAAAACTTTCTTTTGAGCACAGCATGCAAAACTATGATCAAACCTGGAACCCTAACCTAAACGCCATCATCGCCAAACCTGACGGCGGTGGTACAGATGGTGTGGCAAAGCTTCTGAATTTTCCTGCGAGAGTCTGCTGCCTAAGGCTGAAACAAACAAGGGCGAAATGCAAGTCAATATTTCATATGTTTGCAATAAACTGAAAACTAATAGTTAGACTATTTATGAGAGTAGATTTTCTCCCATGCACGAGAGGTCCCGTGCCTGGATTAGTCCATTGATCACTTTGGATGAGCTCGTGCATACAACTTTTGACAGCTCCACCCATCCCATCTCCCATCCTTCTATATGTTTTGAACGATAAttcctatttatttatttttagattCATGTTCCTTGTATAAGGGGCTTTCAAATAAGATCCATCTTAAATACATTTTGATGAGTTTTTAAATCTTCTTTAAGTTTCAACTGCTGAAACATGGTATGCGTGAACGACAAAAACACAAGTTCCAAAAACTGAAACTAAAAATTTGGTGTGCCTTCGTGCGGAATCCAATGACTTGTGGGTCGTGAGGCAAATCGGGCGGCCAGACAAGTTTCAACTACGAAAACTTGGTAGAAACAATGATAAATTTAGCAAGTTTTAAAACTAAAACTGAAACTTAAATCCTAAACACTAAGCCCTAAAACCCTAAAAGCATATGAAATTTGGTATAACTTGGCAAAAAATTTCATGTTCCAATATTTGAAAGTTAGATTTTTGTTATAAAAGTTGTCAAGATGGCGGACACAAATATGCAAACGAAACTTAATTTAGATTTCCGTTTCAAAAGATAGAGTAAATCAAAATTAAAAGATGGAATAAGAAAGATTTGAGATGGGTGACTCGAATTTTTGTCAAAAAAGACCATCTACCCAACGAAATTGCCAAAAAAGACCCCCTCGGATGAAATTAACAAAAAAGACCCCCGTGGCGGCAGGCGCGCCGGGCGACACACGCAAGGCAATGAACAGATTTGAGACCTTGAGGCCGGCCGGCATGGCTAATCAAGCCGTCGTCGGATACGACAACCGATTGACAGGCAGCTGGTAGCCAGTATGGACTATGGTGTCACGAGGCACGCACGCACTACCCTTCGTCCTTGCAATCAGTGGCGCATATCTGTACCGGATCCACCACCGCCCACTGACATCACCGCGCACAACGCCGCACTATAGCTACATTTAGCTAGGTGCCACTCACTCGCTccctcaccatgggccatggctaGTAGAGTATACTCTCTTAGCTCTATATATAACCCGGTGGTTCGTCCAGAGTCTAGCTCCATCCATTAGCATAGCATCCATCTCCGGCCAGCAAACACAAACGAgcttctctttctcctcctcgggtTCAGGGTAATTGGCCGGAGTTGAAGACGAAGCCGGCGGTGAAGACACGAGGGGGATCATCAGTTCATCACAGAGATCGAACGGCCATGTGTAACAACAGCGGTGGCCGCGgcggggcgagggcggcgaggaaggggccgtggGCGGAGAACGAGGACGCCCAACTGGTATGGTTCGTGCGCTTGCTCGGCGAACGCCGTTGGGATTTCTTAGCTCAGGTCTCAGGTTTGCGCGGTGGCGGGTGATCGATCCAACCTGACTCTACGGCCAGTCACCATTAATCTTCTTCTACCTCCCCTCCCCCGGCGTGTTCTCGGCTGTGCTTCGTGCAGGTCTCCGGCGCACCGGCAAGAGCTGCCGCCTCCGCTGGGTCAACTACCTCCACCCGGGGCTCAAGCGGGGACGCATCACCGCCGACGAGGAGCGGCTCATCCTCAGCCTCCACGCCGAGTGGGGGTCCCGGTGGTCCAGGATCGCCAGGAAGCTCCCCGGCCGCACCGACAACGAGATCAAGAACTACTGGAGGACGCACATGAGGAAGAAGGCCCAGGAGGAGAAGATGCTGGCCAAGAAGaaggctgtcgcggaggcctcctcCTCGACCACGTCGCTGACGACGACGACCTGCTCGGCCTCCGCCACGGCCACGTCGTCCAGGGCGGCCACCACCGAGGCGCCGCAGGAAAGTGGTACAAGCATGGACgacgaggccgaggaggaggccaCCACGTCGGTGAGCGAAGAGAACAAGGCGGAGGTGGTGCAGTACTGCTCCGCCGTGGACATAGACCAGCTGTGGAATGACATCGCGGCGTCGGAGAGCTACCCGGAGATGATGATGAGCTGGGGCTCAGCCGGAAACGTCGCTGTCGCCGCCCCCGTGGAGCCATCGTCGCCGGTGTGGGAGTTCTGCGAGGATTACTCCCTGTGGAGGATCGACGACCACGAGTACTACAACAAGATTGATCAACACGCTCTGAATTGAGAGGATTTAATTACGTTTCTCTTGttgttcttgttcttgattccTAGCTAGCTAgctttattgcactacttgtattacTATATACTAATTCATGCATGTAATTATATGTAAAACTCGAGTTGTGAGATTATATTAGTGACAGCTAGCTTTTTGTGCACATGTGTAAGTCACTAAATATCATATTTCTGGAGAATCTGTTGCAAATTAAACTTGTCAAAATCAAAGATAGTGAACTAGAagttctcttctgcttaattaatcgtTGAGACAAATATTGTTCCTCCGTTTCGGAAAAAGTCAACTAGTTCTCCGGCCTCTGCACATATATTTCAACAGATTCTTTGCATCTATACGTCTGCGTTTAAATCCAAGGGTGGGTAAGAAACATTTCATTTTCCTACacacaaatatttttcttttttttgcgggtttTATACAAATATATTTTTGGGAGAACATGATATTTATTCAACCTATACAAGTGGAAATATTCGCGCATTTTTGCACGGTTAGATATTACACAGCGCAAAGTGAAAAATGGTATAACTTTAACAGTAGATATACGCGCAAAGTATAGATATCATCTTCACCAGAAAATATATCCTATATGCCAAGATACCAACACACGAGTGCATGGGAATCCATTTCACAAAATTGCATGGGAATCCAATGATAGAGCCCTAGCCCCATGTCAAGCAAGCAACTTGCTAGATCAAAAGATGCCCAGATCAGGAGGCCAGCTGGTACCCATGGAATAGCAAGGAAGAAGCAAGAAGAAGAGACCACCATGCATCATCCCATTGTGGAGGTCTCTTTCCAACTTTTCATCATGTCCACCTCTGCCTTTCCATCGCTCCAATAGCCTGTTCAAATCCCATCTGATAACAGTACTCTTTTCACCTTCGTCAATGGCCGATCCACACCTTTGCTCCCCCGGCCGGGTCCACGCAGGGGCGCCAGTGAAACTGAAAATCACATCTCCTATTTCTGTCACTCACTGAGTCATCTTCAGCGGTATTTTTCTTCCGTTCCGTTGAAGAACGCCGATGGTATTTTTGTCCCGGCTATTTCCGTTCCATTATTGGTAGGAGGCAGGGCATATACCTCCACGGGATGTGCAAGTTGGAACAAAAAGCCCAAGTGGCTTTGTGATAAAAATATGGGGGCGGAAAGGTGGTGATAAGGAGCAAGGGCTGCCTTTGTTTCTTCTTTTGGGGGTTGCTTTGCTCCTAATTCTTACTAACCTGACATTATCTCCGTGGTTTGTTTACACCCACTGGTGGTTCACCACAAGACCTTTTGGTTTAGTGTGCTAGTTACCCcacagaaagattgtttttgcatcCGTTAATTTTGTTCCTCCGTTGTTAGGCTGTTGCATTAGAATCCTCGAAAGAAATCTCTTTCCGCTTGATCCTAACTTTTTCCAGACGGACTAAACAACGCATCACGACTGTAAATAATAATGGATTTGCTAATTCTCAATCATCTAAGAATTAATTAAGTCCCAAGCAACGCGTCAAGATTCATGCAACAAAAATTTCTATTGTTTTCCCTTTTTGGTGTTGTGCTCTGACTGCAGACACTTGCATGCAACTGATTTGCGTTGTACGTTGTATTTTACCTTTTTTTTCTCTGGGTTATTCTTTTCTGGGTGCAACTACATCTGCACATTTCTCATCGGCTTCACCATTtcccccctttttttccttttggtttcctttgttttctttttttttaattatttggTTTTCATCGATATTCTAgtgtttgttttcctttttttttcttttaataCACGTATACATTTTTGTACACATtgcacattttttgtatacattagacatgtttttaatacatgtttaa
The sequence above is a segment of the Triticum dicoccoides isolate Atlit2015 ecotype Zavitan chromosome 1A, WEW_v2.0, whole genome shotgun sequence genome. Coding sequences within it:
- the LOC119360664 gene encoding myb-related protein MYBAS2-like encodes the protein MCNNSGGRGGARAARKGPWAENEDAQLVWFVRLLGERRWDFLAQVSGLRRTGKSCRLRWVNYLHPGLKRGRITADEERLILSLHAEWGSRWSRIARKLPGRTDNEIKNYWRTHMRKKAQEEKMLAKKKAVAEASSSTTSLTTTTCSASATATSSRAATTEAPQESGTSMDDEAEEEATTSVSEENKAEVVQYCSAVDIDQLWNDIAASESYPEMMMSWGSAGNVAVAAPVEPSSPVWEFCEDYSLWRIDDHEYYNKIDQHALN